A stretch of Tripterygium wilfordii isolate XIE 37 chromosome 11, ASM1340144v1, whole genome shotgun sequence DNA encodes these proteins:
- the LOC120009043 gene encoding thaumatin-like protein 1, which yields MDSLLFSISYFTLTLFFNFRPISAATFTFVNRCHYTVWPGILANAGTPKLDSTGFELPKSGSRSFQAPPNWSGRFWGRTGCTFDPHTGQGTCLTGDCGSNQMECNGLNAIPPATLAEFTIGSGSTQDYYDVSLVDGYNLPMIIQPSGGSASCLATGCVTDLNRQCPDELRAGSGDACKSACEAFGNPEYCCSGAYGSPDTCKPSIYSEMFKSACPRSYSYAYDDATSTFTCTGADYTITFCPSSTSQKKGVVTSTTNGSGSDRSIGFSMGTSWLPDFLTGDSTRIISRSVLTSTFIASAISILFLF from the exons ATGGATTCTTTGTTGTTcagtatttcatattttactCTCACTCTGTTTTTCAACTTCAGACCAATTTCAGCGGCTACATTCACATTCGTTAACAGATGTCATTACACTGTATGGCCTGGAATCCTCGCCAATGCAGGAACTCCCAAATTAGATAGCACCGGATTCGAGCTCCCAAAGTCCGGGTCTCGATCCTTTCAAGCCCCACCCAATTGGTCCGGCAGATTCTGGGGCAGAACCGGGTGCACATTCGACCCGCATACAGGCCAGGGAACTTGTCTTACAGGCGATTGCGGGTCCAACCAAATGGAATGCAATGGCCTTAACGCAATCCCACCAGCCACTCTAGCCGAATTCACAATCGGGTCCGGTTCTACCCAAGACTACTACGACGTGAGTTTGGTTGACGGGTACAATTTACCCATGATTATTCAACCGAGTGGAGGATCCGCAAGTTGCTTGGCAACCGGGTGCGTGACTGATTTGAATCGTCAGTGTCCAGATGAGTTGCGGGCCGGGTCGGGTGATGCTTGTAAGAGTGCATGTGAAGCATTCGGTAATCCTGAATACTGTTGCAGTGGCGCGTATGGTTCACCGGACACTTGTAAGCCGTCGATTTATTCCGAGATGTTTAAATCCGCGTGTCCAAGGTCGTATAGTTATGCTTATGATGATGCCACGAGTACATTTACTTGCACTGGTGCTGATTACACCATAACATTCTGCCCTTCCTCAACAAG CCAAAAAAAGGGAGTCGTCACCTCCACGACGAATGGGTCCGGGTCAGACCGGTCTATTGGGTTTAGTATGGGCACGTCATGGTTACCAGACTTTCTCACCGGAGACTCCACCAGAATTATTTCTCGTTCAGTTCTGACTTCAACATTCATTGCCTCTGCAATTTCAATTCTGTTCCTCTTTTGA
- the LOC120009339 gene encoding thaumatin-like protein 1b, translating into MAGPTILICMLILPHLFISGSMAATFTMINKCDYTVWPGILSNAGIAPISPTGFALQKGETKAITAPSSWGGRFWGRTHCTEDSTGKFSCVTGDCGSGKIECSGSGAAPPATLAEFTLDGYGGLDFFDVSLVDGYNLPMMVVPSGGTGDNCTSTGCVADLNESCPSELRVTSSASGSSVACKSACEALQLPQYCCSGAYGSPTTCKPSSYSEIFKNACPRAYSYAYDDKTSTFTCASAPDYTITFCPIPNTSQKSSQGQNTSSGTGNTEDTPTDSTMVYEGGLNVNGASPSTWTHVLGSHAIAVFVSIIVSSWQWW; encoded by the exons ATGGCTGGTCCTACAATTCTGATTTGTATGCTTATACTCCCCCATTTGTTTATATCAG GTTCAATGGCCGCAACGTTTACAATGATAAACAAATGCGACTACACGGTATGGCCTGGCATTCTTTCGAACGCAGGTATAGCTCCAATTTCCCCAACCGGTTTCGCGTTACAGAAAGGCGAAACAAAGGCAATTACCGCACCGAGCTCCTGGGGCGGACGATTTTGGGGTCGAACACATTGCACAGAAGACTCCACCGGCAAATTTTCATGCGTCACTGGTGATTGCGGGTCCGGAAAGATTGAATGCTCCGGCAGTGGTGCTGCTCCACCGGCGACGCTGGCGGAGTTCACTCTTGATGGCTACGGCGGGCTTGATTTCTTCGATGTGAGCCTTGTTGATGGTTACAATTTGCCTATGATGGTTGTACCTTCGGGCGGAACCGGAGACAATTGTACAAGCACGGGATGCGTGGCCGATTTGAACGAGTCGTGCCCGTCGGAACTCCGAGTAACAAGCTCGGCGAGTGGAAGCAGTGTCGCTTGTAAAAGCGCTTGTGAAGCGTTACAGCTGCCGCAGTACTGCTGCAGTGGTGCGTATGGTTCACCTACCACTTGTAAGCCGTCTTCGTATTCTGAGATTTTCAAGAACGCGTGTCCACGCGCGTACAGCTATGCTTATGATGACAAGACCAGCACCTTCACATGCGCTTCCGCACCTGACTACACCATCACGTTCTGCCCAATTCCTAACACCAG CCAAAAATCTTCACAAGGCCAGAACACGAGCAGTGGAACCGGGAATACAGAGGACACTCCAACGGACAGCACAATGGTATACGAAGGTGGCTTGAACGTGAATGGTGCATCACCGTCCACGTGGACCCACGTGTTGGGATCACATGCGATTGCCGTTTTCGTAAGCATCATAGTGTCTAGTTGGCAGtggtggtaa